Genomic segment of Umezawaea sp. Da 62-37:
TGTCGACCGAGGTGACCTGCCCGGAGTCACCGACGAGTTCGGCCAGCAGCGCGGCGTTGTAACCGCCCGAGCCGATCTCCAACACGCGCATTCCCGGCTTGATCTCGGCCTGCTCCAGCATGGTGGCCTGGATGTGCGCGGCCGAGACCGAGCTGATGGCCTGTCCGTCGGAGTTCTTCTTCGTGACCAGCGGCGTGTTGGCGGCGTAGACGGTCTCCAGCGGCTCGTCCGTCGCGAACAGGTGTCGCGGCACGGTGAGGAACGCGGCGATCACCTCGTCGGTGTCGAGTGCGCCCAAACCCTGGAGGTCACGAACCATCGCCTCACGCAGCGGCGCGACGTCCTCCGGCTCGTCATACGGACGGGATGTGCGGTGTCGGAGTGTGCTCACTCAGTTACTCTCCCAGGCAAGGTCAGCCGATCCTGTGCCACCGGATCGGCCATGAAATGTGGCGGTGCGCTATGCCGAGTGCGCAGAGGTGCTTCGTCGGCCAACCCGAGTCAGTCAACTTCCCGCAAGCAAGATCGTCCAGTGCGCTGACGAGGCGTGGATGAGGCGTTTGTGAGGCGGCGCATACCGTGATCTGGGCAAACGCCACCGAGCACGAACCACTTTCACCCGATCAGTGACCCACCGAGACTCACAGTCCGACTTCCTACACTTGCCCAAACCAAATCCGGCCTGACCTGGCTAGATACCCTCGTCGCCGGTTTGCGACCTCGATGCAGGAAGCGCTGGGCTTGGCCGTTGCCGTAGAGCGCGGCGAGGCAGGTCATCCAGGAAGTGAAAGTCCAGCCGTCCGCCAAGGGCTGGCCAACAGCGCGCTGGTGTCGGAGTCGAGTCGCTCGGCGAACGCTTGCGAGATCGCCGCTCCCCACAGTGCGTTGACGATCGAGATGTCTGTGGGTGACTCGCCGGCGGCGTCCTCGGCGGCGGGAACGGTCTCCCAGTACAAGCAGCGCGCCCGGAGCGGGTACCCCCACGCGATCGACGCCTCGGTGACCGCATCACAAGCCGCTTCCCAGCGTTGCTCGTCGATGTCCGCGCACGCCCGACCCATCCGGCGGACAACCCGCGCGGGCGTGGCTTCGGCATGGCGCAGGACTCGCAGCGCGGCTTGGCTGTGGGGGCCGTAGGCGTTGGTCGCGGTGTACCGCGAGGGCAGGCATGTCTGCTGCCACGGAGCGGTGAGCAGTTCGTAGTCGGCGATTCCCTCGTCGTCGTGGCCTGCCACTGCGATCGCCAGTCCGGCGTCGAACACGGGCAGGACCACCTTGTGCCAGCCGGAGTGCTCCGGTGGAGCCTGCCGGGCCAGCAGGTACGGGTGGTGCAGCACGGCGATCGGGTCGTCGAGTTCGTTGGGCATCGGCAGGCCGAAGGTGTCCTTCCATCGGATCCAGCGTGACGCGAGCCGTCCGGCCAATTCGAGGTTGGTGATCCGGCCGATGATCCTGTCCCGAACGGTCTGGCGCTCCGAGGCGCGTTCTTCGCCGAGTGAGCCCATACGAGTGATCTGCTCGAAGGTCAGGTTGGCGATGGTCACATCGAGCTGTCGCCACTGCTCGCCGCGAGGGTGCTGGGCCAACAGCGCGCGTCCCAAGTCGTCACGACCGCGGCCCGGACCGGAGGTGCTCATCGGTTCAGGATGACAGCTCCGATCCGCGCATGTCGGTGCAGGTTGCGCGCTCGGCGTGGCGGCCGAACCAGGCTGTGGCCTGGCCGACTTCCGCGGTGGCCAAGTGCGGCACGGCTGTGTGGGCTGCGGGACCTTCTGTGGCGAGGTACTCGTGGGTGACGTAGGAGTAGGTGCATGGTGAGCGCGGTGGTCTTCGATGTGGGCGAGACGTTGCTGGACGACTCGCGCGAGTGGGGTGCGTGGGCCGACTGGATCGGCGTGCCACGTCATACCTTCTCGACCGTGCTGGGTGCGGTCACCGTTGCCGGCCGGGACAACGCCGAGACGTTCCAGTATTTCAAGCCCGGTTTCGACCTCGCCCGCGAGCGGCGGCTACGGGAAGAGACCGGACTGGGTGAGCACATCGAGGACGGCGATCTTTATCCCGACGTCCGGCCTGGCTTGGCGCGGCTACGCGAGCTCGGCTTGTGGCTGGGGGTGGCGGGGAACCAGACCTCGCGGGCGGCCGAACTGCTGCGTGCGCTGGGCCTGCCGGTGGACCAGGTCGCAACCTCGGGCGAGTGGGGTGTCGCCAAACCCTCGCCCGAGTTCTTCGCCCGCGTCGCGGAGATGGTGCCCGACGGGGCCGGTGAGACGGTGTATGTGGGCGATCACCGTGACAACGACGTCGTGGCGGCGAAGGCAGCGGGGTTCCGTACCGCGTTGATCCGGCGTGGCCCGTGGGGCTATCTGTGGGCCGACGATCCGCTGGTCCGGCGTGACGCGGACTGGGTGATCGATTCTTTGCACGACCTGCCGGGACTGCTGGCCTCACGCTGACCGGCCGGTGCGATCAGCGGGCGCGGGCCCAGGCGGCGAGGTCGAGCAGCCCGGAGCTGGGGGCGGTGTGGGTGCGCAGCAGCGTCGAGAGGGACTGGCGGACCTGCGGGTGCGTGCGGGCGTGCTCGGGTGCGGCCTGGCGCGCGGTTTGCAGGCACAGGTAGGCGTCCTCGTGCCGGCCGAGGGTGAGCTGGGCGCGGGCGAGGTCGATGAAGTAGTGGGAGCGGCGTTCGGCCGGCAGTTCGGCGGGCGGCTGCCAGGCCGCCGCGCGTTCGATGCCCAGGGGATCTCGTAGTTCGACGGCGACGGCGAGTTCGTGGATCCGCAGGGAGGCCGGACCGAACGCGGTGCCCTGGTAGATGCCTTCCGGGACAACAGTCGCGGCGCGGCGGGCTTCGCGCAGGTGGTCGGCGGCACGGTCGGGCTTGCCCGCCCGTCCGGCGACGACCGCGGCCCGCATGTGCAGGGCGCCGAACGCCGCCGAGGACGAGGCGGTGCCCAGCGCGGGCAGGTGGTCGGCGGCGAGTTCAAGGGCGCGGGCGGCGGTGTCGAGGTCGCCGGTGGCGAAGAACGTCTCGGTGCGCACGTAGGCCACTGCGGCCACCAGGAGCGGGTCCTCGGCGAGTTGGGCGGCCGAGCGCATCAGGTCGATCAGCCGCGCGGACAGGTCCAGGTAGCCGAACTTGAACGCGATCCCGTCTGCGGCGCGCAGCGCGAGGGTCAGCAGCGCGGCGGCGTGGCGGCGGTCGGTGGCGTCGCCGAGCTGGCCGGCGCGGGCCAGTTCGGCGATGAGGTCAGGCAGGCGGCGAGCCAGGTGCCCGTAGCGGGACTGCAACCGGTCGTCGCTGGCGCGGATGATGTCGCCGTGCAGGTTGGCCGCGGTTCTGGTGGGTCCGTCATCGGGTAAGTCCAGCCGGTCCAGGGCGCGGCGCAGGCGCGGGATGGCGGCGTGGATGACGTTGACCTCCGCTGGTGCGTGGTCGCTGGCGTCTCCCGAGATGGATGTTGCCGGAACGAGTTCGACGTTGGCCGGTGCTCGCACCGCAGCCACGGCGGGGCCGATGGCCGTGTCGGGGCGTCGGGCGGTGCGGCGCAGCAGGTCGTCCAGCTCATCGAGGGAGACCTGCAGGACGCCTGCGAGGCCGCGCCGCTGCCAGGGCTGTGGCGACTGGACGCCACGCTCCCACCGTCCGATGGTGGTGCGCTCGACCTTCACCGCCACTGCCAGGGTTTCCTGGGTATACCCGGCGGTTTCGCGAGCAGCGGCCAGCGGGGTGAGCGCTCGTACTCCCATCGCGCGTCCCTCCTCCCGGTCCCTCCATTGCGCACAGTACTCGCCTGTTTCCGCAGCGTATGCCCGGTGTCGCCCCATCACTGCCTCATGGCCGCCCTGTAACCGCACGGCCAACGCGCAGGTCGGTCGAAGGTATCTCCGCCGGACACCCCGTTCGGACTGCTCACCTGCTCGGACAGTGAAAAAGCACTGGTCAGGTGGCGTGCCGCCCCGTGGACGCCTCGTGTTCGCCGCACGGCCGCTCTGGTGGTCGACGCGGACCGCGCCGTTGACTGGGGTTCTGGTCTGCGGTGGCCGACCCCGACCGGTCACCGCAGGCCACACCAGGTCCAGGCCGCCCTTGGTCATTGCGGAAAGCGAGCTGTTTCGGTGGAGATGCGCGACGTGGTAATCGAGCGATCGCCCGCGCCGGTCAGCCGGTCGAGCACGACGGCGGCCCGTTGATGCCACACAAGATCACCGTCGAGCACTCGTTCGAGTCCGGGCATCGTCTGCCGCACCTGGGCGGCAAATGTGTGAGTTTGCACGGTCACTCGTGGTCGGTCTCGGTGACCGTGAGCGCGCTGGCGCTGAGTCCCGAGGTGACCGTGGTGGAGTTCGGCGCGCTGAAGTTCGGGCTGCGGCGGTGGATCGACGAGCACCTCGACCACGCCACGATGCTCGGTGCGCGCGACCGGCTGATCGAGCCACTGATCGCCGAGGGCAGCCGGGTGTTCTGTTTCGGAGTGGAGCGTCCGGCCGATGACGCCGAGCGATTCGCACAGGGGCTGCCGTGGCCCACGGTGGAAGCCGTCGCGGTCCTGCTCGGCCGGGTCGCCGAGAGCGCCTTGGTCGGACTTCCCTCTGCCGACGGCGCACGGGTCGAGCGGGTCATGGTCCGCGAGACGAGGACGAACACCGCCGTCTACGAGCCCTCGGTATCGCGATGAGCACGAACACGGGCGATGCCACTGCGACGCTCGCGGTCAACGAACTGTTCGGCCCGACCTTCCAAGGCGAAGGGCCCAACCAGGGCAGGCTCGCGCGATTCATACGCCTGTTCGGGTGCCACCTGACCTGCGAGTGGTGCGACACCCCGCAGACCTGGGACCGCCGACGACACGACCTCACCGCTGAACAACAGCAGCTCGGCGTCGCCGACATCCTGAACTGGTTGGCCGACTCGCCCGGTGGCCTAGTGGTGATCACCGGCGGTGAACCGCTGCTTCAGCAGCGGGCCTTGGAGCCGCTCCTGGCCGCGATCAACCAGTCGGACCTGGCCGCCGAGATCGAGGTGGAGACCTCCGGCACCATCGCGCCCAGCGCCGCCGTGGTCGAGGCCGTCACCCGGTTCTCCGTCTCGCCGAAGCTGGCGCATTCCACCCTGCTTGAGCGGCAGCGCCTGCGGCCCGCCGCGCTGCGGCAGTTCGTGCTGTCGGGCAAGGCGCACTGGAAGTTCGTCGTCCAGTCCATGAAGGACTTGGACGAGGTCGAGCACCTGGTGGCCCAGTATCGGCTCGATCCGGTCTGGATCATGCCCGAAGGCACCGACAGCACCACCGTGCTCGACCGGATGCGGCTGCTGGCCGACCCGGTACTTGCCCGCGGCTGGAACCTGACCTCCCGGCTGCACATCCTGTTGTGGGAGAACGCCCGTGCCCGCTGAAACCTCGGCCCCAGCCGCTGAACACGACCCCCAGCGCACAAACTTCGGGGCAACCCCGCCGATGACGCGCTCCGCGATCACACCACCGGCCACGCCACGATGGCCGACTCCGGACTTCCTCCGGATCGAGGACCCCAACACCGCCCGGATCTACGACTGGGCGGCCGGAGGCAGTTTCAACACCACGGTCGACCGGTACTTCGGCAAGCAGATCGACCTCGTCCTCCCCATCGAAGTCATGGCCCGCCGCAACCACGCTTTCGTTGCCGAGACTCTGCATCACGCCTTCGACAACGGTGTGCGGCAAATCCTGGACCTCGGATGCGGAATGCCCACCG
This window contains:
- a CDS encoding 6-carboxytetrahydropterin synthase, translating into MPHKITVEHSFESGHRLPHLGGKCVSLHGHSWSVSVTVSALALSPEVTVVEFGALKFGLRRWIDEHLDHATMLGARDRLIEPLIAEGSRVFCFGVERPADDAERFAQGLPWPTVEAVAVLLGRVAESALVGLPSADGARVERVMVRETRTNTAVYEPSVSR
- a CDS encoding 7-carboxy-7-deazaguanine synthase QueE → MSTNTGDATATLAVNELFGPTFQGEGPNQGRLARFIRLFGCHLTCEWCDTPQTWDRRRHDLTAEQQQLGVADILNWLADSPGGLVVITGGEPLLQQRALEPLLAAINQSDLAAEIEVETSGTIAPSAAVVEAVTRFSVSPKLAHSTLLERQRLRPAALRQFVLSGKAHWKFVVQSMKDLDEVEHLVAQYRLDPVWIMPEGTDSTTVLDRMRLLADPVLARGWNLTSRLHILLWENARAR
- a CDS encoding helix-turn-helix transcriptional regulator — its product is MGVRALTPLAAARETAGYTQETLAVAVKVERTTIGRWERGVQSPQPWQRRGLAGVLQVSLDELDDLLRRTARRPDTAIGPAVAAVRAPANVELVPATSISGDASDHAPAEVNVIHAAIPRLRRALDRLDLPDDGPTRTAANLHGDIIRASDDRLQSRYGHLARRLPDLIAELARAGQLGDATDRRHAAALLTLALRAADGIAFKFGYLDLSARLIDLMRSAAQLAEDPLLVAAVAYVRTETFFATGDLDTAARALELAADHLPALGTASSSAAFGALHMRAAVVAGRAGKPDRAADHLREARRAATVVPEGIYQGTAFGPASLRIHELAVAVELRDPLGIERAAAWQPPAELPAERRSHYFIDLARAQLTLGRHEDAYLCLQTARQAAPEHARTHPQVRQSLSTLLRTHTAPSSGLLDLAAWARAR
- a CDS encoding HAD family hydrolase gives rise to the protein MVSAVVFDVGETLLDDSREWGAWADWIGVPRHTFSTVLGAVTVAGRDNAETFQYFKPGFDLARERRLREETGLGEHIEDGDLYPDVRPGLARLRELGLWLGVAGNQTSRAAELLRALGLPVDQVATSGEWGVAKPSPEFFARVAEMVPDGAGETVYVGDHRDNDVVAAKAAGFRTALIRRGPWGYLWADDPLVRRDADWVIDSLHDLPGLLASR